GGGCCTTCTTATCCACGACAGCCGTTCCCTTAAGGCAAAGAGGCAGGTCCTTAAGAAAGTCGTGGAGAAGGTCAAGAACCGGTTCAACGTATCGGTCGCGGAGGTCGGAAGCCAGGACCTCTGGCAGAGGGCGGAGTTGGGCTTTGCGGCCGTGGGCAACGACAGGGCCGTTATAAACTCCGTGCTCGATAAAGTCATTAACTTCGTGGAAGAGCTCCATATCGTGGAGATAACGGACCACGATATAGAGGTTATAAACTGCTGAGAGCTTTGCCGGCCGTTAGGCTGCCGGGCCGCTGGTCGGCGGAGGGGATAAAAGAGAGTGACCTATAAGCGTTCGGACAGGGTCGGGGACCTCATCAAGGAAGAGGTGGCCTCCATAATACTCCACGGGGATATAAAGGACCCCAGGGTGGGGTTCGTGACGGTTACCTCGGTCAGGATGAGCCGGGACCTTAAGAACGTGACGGTCCTTTTCAGCATGATAGGCAGCGACGAGGAGCGGGAGCGGAGCGCCGAGGGACTCAACAGCGCCGCCGGCTACGTGCGGAGGGTCCTTGCGAAGAGGCTCAGGCTGAAGCACATCCCGTCGGTCAGGTTCGAGTTCGACAGGTCGCTCGAATACGCCATGCATATGAACGAGATAATAAAAGAGGTTAATGAAAACGGCGGCACCGGCTCCGATTAAACGTACCGAAAGGATTTTTTCCATTTCCCCATTTTCCTATGGATAAGGTTTTCACTCAGGTTGCGGAGAAGATAAAGAACTCCGAGAGGTTCATGGTCGTCTCCCACGTAAATCCGGAGGGAGACGCGCTGGGCTCGCTCCTCGGGCTCGCCCTCGCCTTAAGCGAGATGGGCAAGGACGTCGTTGCCTACAGCGAGGACCCCGTACCGGAAACCCTCCGGTTTCTGCCGGGGGTGGATACGCTTGTGCACGACCTCGGCGGCGAACCCCCCTTCGATGTGACCTTTGCCGTGGACTGCGGGCAGATAGAGAGGCTCGGCGCCAAGTTCGCGGAGTTCGAGGGGAGGGGCACGCTTATAAACGTCGACCATCACGCGACCAACGACAACTTCGGGGACGTCAATATAGTGGTGCCCGACGCGAGCGCGGCCGGCGAGATAGTTTTCGACCTCCTGGAGGCCGCGGGGGCCGGGATATCCCCCGATGTGGCGACCAACCTCTACGTGGCGATA
This sequence is a window from Thermodesulfobacteriota bacterium. Protein-coding genes within it:
- a CDS encoding DUF503 domain-containing protein — translated: MVSNMVVGICHMGLLIHDSRSLKAKRQVLKKVVEKVKNRFNVSVAEVGSQDLWQRAELGFAAVGNDRAVINSVLDKVINFVEELHIVEITDHDIEVINC
- the rbfA gene encoding 30S ribosome-binding factor RbfA, translating into MTYKRSDRVGDLIKEEVASIILHGDIKDPRVGFVTVTSVRMSRDLKNVTVLFSMIGSDEERERSAEGLNSAAGYVRRVLAKRLRLKHIPSVRFEFDRSLEYAMHMNEIIKEVNENGGTGSD